The genomic segment CACCCACCCCACGGCATCGGCAAGGTATCCTGTCGGCGCCCCCGTCACAAAACGGCCCACGGCCATGAGACTGCTTAAGAGGGCGTACTGGGTTGCCGTAAACTTTTTGTTGCAAAGACCCATGAGAAGGGCCGTATAAGCAGATGTCCCCATACCTCCGCAGAAATTCTCCGTCCCGATAACGACGGCAAGAGCCCATATCTGGCGGCCCGTAAACTCAAGCATGATGAAAACAAGGGTTGAAACCCCCTGCAGCACTCCGAACACCATGAGAGACCTTTTCAGGCTCCACTTCGACATGATGGCGCCACCCAAGAGGGCGCCTGCAATCGTCGCCGCCATACCGAAACCCTTGTAAATAGCCCCTAACTCGGTTCGTGAAAAACCGATATATTTCAATATATACGGTGTCGTCATCTGTGCCGCTGTAATATCTCCAATCTTGTAAAGAATGACAAAGAAAAGAATTTCAATCGCCCCCGGCCTCTTGAAGAATTCCACAAAGGGAAAAACAACTGCCTCGATCAGACTTTTGGGAGGTTCGATCCTTTCGCTCGCAGGATTAAATTTCAATGGCTCAGGGGCCAGCAGTGTGGCAATGCAGCCAATGGCCATCATTATGCCCATAACG from the Deltaproteobacteria bacterium genome contains:
- a CDS encoding MFS transporter, encoding MIVRNPFSVFKIYCSGKMLLMLVLGFASGMPLALTGSTLSAWMVAEGVDIKTIGLYSLVGLPYAFKFLWSPLMDRFVPPFLGRRRGWMIITQLLLILTISTMGFFNPASMPILIATMAVALAFFSASQDIVLDAYRTEYLKPEERGAGAGVWIMGYRVALLVSGALALILSDYVSWKMVYFVMGIMMAIGCIATLLAPEPLKFNPASERIEPPKSLIEAVVFPFVEFFKRPGAIEILFFVILYKIGDITAAQMTTPYILKYIGFSRTELGAIYKGFGMAATIAGALLGGAIMSKWSLKRSLMVFGVLQGVSTLVFIMLEFTGRQIWALAVVIGTENFCGGMGTSAYTALLMGLCNKKFTATQYALLSSLMAVGRFVTGAPTGYLADAVGWVMFFVICTALALPGLLLLLRYNKWAVEIQN